The following DNA comes from Mycobacteriales bacterium.
CGGGTGCGCGCCGTTGGCGTCGACGGTCGAGGGGAGTTCGACCACGGCGTCGGCGTCGAGGCCGGGCAGGGCGCCGTTGTTGCGCACATTGAGGATCATCGTCGAACGCTCGTTACGGGCGATCGCGGCCATGACGCCGAGCGCGACACCTTCGTAGCCGCTGCTCACCGGCTCCTCGGTCGGCTGCACGTCCTCGACCCGGGTGCCCTTGGCCTCGGCCATGTAGAGCGCGCGCCGTTCGGCGATCGTGCGGTGCCACAGGTCGAACGCCTTGTCCGGGTTGTCGGCCGCCGCGGCGTAAAAGTCGGCCTGCTGCCGCACCAGGAACTCGCCGCGAGTGGCCTCCTGGCTGCGGATCGAGCGGACGGCGTCACGGTTGAAGTAGTAGTAGTACAGGTACTCGTTCGGGACGCAGCCCAGCGACTGCAGCCACGGAACGCCGAAGATCGTGCCCTCCTCGAGCCCGGCCAGTGCGGTCTCGTCGGCGAGCAGCTCGGGAAGGCGGTCGTGCCCGTCGACGATCAGCCGGCGCATCCAGCCGAGGTGGTTGAGGCCGACGTAATCCAGCTGCACCCGCTTCGGGTCGACCCCGAGCACGGCAGAGATCCGCCGACCCAGGCCGCTTGGGGTGTCGCAGATGCCGATGACCCGGTCGCCGACCACCCGCTGCATCGCCTCGGTGATCATCCCGGCGGGGTTGGTGAAGTTGATGATGTAGGCGTCGGGTGCCAGGTCCTTGACCCGCTCGGCGATCCGCTGCGCGGCCGGGATCGTCCGGAGCCCGTACGCGAGCCCGCCGGGACCGGTGGTCTCCTGACCCAGCACGCCGAGCCGCAGCGCGACCCGCTCGTCCTGGGTACGTGCCTCGACCCCGCCGACGCGGATCGCGGAGAAGACGAACTGCGCCCCGCCGAGTGCCTCGTCGAGATCGGTCGTCGTGTGGATGCGCGGCGCATCGGGGACGCCCTCGGCCTGGTGCGCCAGCACCGAGCTCATCACCTGCAGGCGTTCCGGCGACGTGTCGTAGAGCGCGACGTCATCAACCCTCGGACGGCCGGTGTCGGCGAGGAGTGCCCGATACACCAGGGGCACGCGGAACCCACCGCCACCGATAATGGCCAGCTTCACGCTGTCAGCACCTTTCCGCCTGCCTGTCGGCAGACATTCAATGTCTCGTCGTCGGCGTCAGGCGTCGTGACTACGACGTCGACGTCGGCGAGGTTGCAGATCCGCAGGGATCCGGACCCGGGAAACTTGCTTCCGTGAGCGAGGAGTACGACGTTCTGCGCCGCGGCGACCATCGCCCGCTTGCTGGGTACCTCCACCATCATGTTGTCGACCACGTTGCCCTCGTTGCGCACCCCCGCACACGACAGGAACAACCGGTCGACCGACACCTGCCGCAATGCGTCCTCGGTCAGCGAGCCCACCAGCGACTTGTAGTTGCGGCGGACCATCCCGCCGAGCAGCACGAGCTGGACGGCGGGATCGTCGCGCAGGACGTCGAAGACCGCGAGGTTGCTGGTGATGACCGTGACCGGGCGGCCGCGCAGCCGGCCGGCGAGGCGCATCGTCGTCGTCCCGATATCGAGGAGCAGCACGTCGCCGTCGCGCACCAACGTGGCGGCGCAGGCTGCCATGCGCTCCTTCTCGTCGGCCGACTGGTCGTTCCAGACATCGAACGGGCGCTCGATCGCCGCCTCGTCCAGGATCGCCCCGCCGTAGACCCGCCGGATCTCCCCGTTGCTGTCGAGGCGGTGCAGATCTCGCCGGATCGTCGCGCTGCTCACGCCGAGCCGGAGTGCGAGCTCGCGGGCCGACGCGCTGCCCTTCGCCCGCAGTGCCCGGACGATCAGGTCGTCCCGTTCGCGTCGTAACACGCGCCGGATGCTAGCAGTGACTCGCTCAGACCTGAACCCGGTCGCTCACCCGATTGCCGCCGAGTCGCTCACCGCAGGCGTCATCTTGTCAAAGTCGCTCACCTGTTGAATACTCTCGCCTGGCCGCTGGTTGGGGGTCGCACGCGTCTGGAGGAGCTTCTGGTGTCGAGCCTTCCCCAGCCCGGCGCGCCCTCCGCTGGCCAGGTGTCCTCGTCCCCGCCCGCCATCGACGTCTTCTTCGTCGGGATGGTCTTCTTCGATCTGATCTTCGGGGGGATCGACCAGCTACCCGAGCCCGGCACCGAGTCGTGGGTACGCGACCGGGCGGTGTCACCCGGCGGGACGGCCAACCGGGCGGTCGCGGCGGCGCGGCTCGGGTTGCACGCCGGCATCGCCGTCGCCGCCGGCACCGACATCTTCGGTGACCACCTGCGTGCCTTGCTCGCCGACGTCGACAACCTCGACCTGCGGTGGTTCGGCCAGTTCCCGACAGTCGCCACCGCCGTCACGGTCTCGTTGACCAGCCCGAGCGACCGCCGGTTCATCACCCACGGAAGCCGCGGCCCGGTGCCGGTCCGAGCACTCGCTCCGCAGTTGCCGCGGGCCCGGGCGGCGCATCTGGCCGTCACCCCCGAGGTCCCGGAGTGGGCCCTGGAGATGCGGTCGGCCGGTACCCGGCTCTTCGGCGGCGTCGGCTGGGACGCCGAGGAGAAGTGGTCGCCGGAGATCCTGTCCAGCCTCGCCCACTTCGACGCCTTCATTCCCAACGCCACCGAGGCGATGGCCTACACCCGCACCGACAGCCCGGAGGCGGCGCTGCGCCGGCTCGCCCAGCATGTTCCGCTCGTCGCCGTCACCTGCGGGGAGCGCGGCGTGATCGCGGTCGACGGGAACACCGGTGAGGAGGCGAGCGCGCCGGCGATCCCCGTTGAGGCGCTCGATCCCACCGGCGCCGGCGACGTGTTCACGGCGGCGCTGATCTACGGCACGCTGTCCGGCCGGCCACTGCGCCAGCGGTTGCTGCTGGCCAACGTGTGCGCCGGGCTGTCCGTACGCCAACTCGGCGGGGCACGCAGCGCACCCGGGTGGCGCGAGATCGAAGACTGGCTCGCCGAACCCGGTCGAGCCGACGCCGGCGACGTCGCCCTGCTTCGTTCCTTCCTGCGCGACCGAGCCGAGCCGTCGCAGGTGTCATGAGTCCGCTAATCTGTCCGGCCCGATGCCGGCTGCTCGACTGGAAGGGTGCCCGATGAGGAATTGGCGACACGAGACGGGCCGACGGGTCGCGCTCGCCGGGGTGGCTCTGGCGCTGGCGGCGGTGGCCGCCTGCGCGCCGGGTGCGAGCAACTCGAAGCCGGACGCAAAGTCGACCGGCGCCATCTCGACAGACGTGGCCAAGGCGGGGAAGGTCACGCTCACCGAGTGGGACATCAACACCTCGGGCGGCGCCGACACCGCCACCACGCAGCTGAACAAGGAGTTCGAGCAGAAATACCCGAACGTCACGATCAAGCGGGTCGCGCGCACCCTCAACGACCTCAAGGCGACCCTGAAGCTCGCCCTGTCGTCGAAGAACCCCCCGG
Coding sequences within:
- a CDS encoding PfkB family carbohydrate kinase, whose translation is MSSLPQPGAPSAGQVSSSPPAIDVFFVGMVFFDLIFGGIDQLPEPGTESWVRDRAVSPGGTANRAVAAARLGLHAGIAVAAGTDIFGDHLRALLADVDNLDLRWFGQFPTVATAVTVSLTSPSDRRFITHGSRGPVPVRALAPQLPRARAAHLAVTPEVPEWALEMRSAGTRLFGGVGWDAEEKWSPEILSSLAHFDAFIPNATEAMAYTRTDSPEAALRRLAQHVPLVAVTCGERGVIAVDGNTGEEASAPAIPVEALDPTGAGDVFTAALIYGTLSGRPLRQRLLLANVCAGLSVRQLGGARSAPGWREIEDWLAEPGRADAGDVALLRSFLRDRAEPSQVS
- a CDS encoding 6-phospho-beta-glucosidase — encoded protein: MKLAIIGGGGFRVPLVYRALLADTGRPRVDDVALYDTSPERLQVMSSVLAHQAEGVPDAPRIHTTTDLDEALGGAQFVFSAIRVGGVEARTQDERVALRLGVLGQETTGPGGLAYGLRTIPAAQRIAERVKDLAPDAYIINFTNPAGMITEAMQRVVGDRVIGICDTPSGLGRRISAVLGVDPKRVQLDYVGLNHLGWMRRLIVDGHDRLPELLADETALAGLEEGTIFGVPWLQSLGCVPNEYLYYYYFNRDAVRSIRSQEATRGEFLVRQQADFYAAAADNPDKAFDLWHRTIAERRALYMAEAKGTRVEDVQPTEEPVSSGYEGVALGVMAAIARNERSTMILNVRNNGALPGLDADAVVELPSTVDANGAHPLATSPPDLHQLGLIQQVKMVERLTIEAATTGSPDAALKAFALHPLVDSVRVGRELLDGYVDAIPEVAQALGARR
- a CDS encoding DeoR/GlpR family DNA-binding transcription regulator codes for the protein MLRRERDDLIVRALRAKGSASARELALRLGVSSATIRRDLHRLDSNGEIRRVYGGAILDEAAIERPFDVWNDQSADEKERMAACAATLVRDGDVLLLDIGTTTMRLAGRLRGRPVTVITSNLAVFDVLRDDPAVQLVLLGGMVRRNYKSLVGSLTEDALRQVSVDRLFLSCAGVRNEGNVVDNMMVEVPSKRAMVAAAQNVVLLAHGSKFPGSGSLRICNLADVDVVVTTPDADDETLNVCRQAGGKVLTA